A portion of the Canis aureus isolate CA01 chromosome 32, VMU_Caureus_v.1.0, whole genome shotgun sequence genome contains these proteins:
- the LOC144303617 gene encoding olfactory receptor 4F6-like, with amino-acid sequence MDEGNHSVVLEFVFLGLSTSREIQLLLFLFSCVYYMASLMGNLLIVLTVTSDPRLQSPMYLLLANLSIIDLMFCSSTALKMIYDLLRECKTISFGSFVAHIFFIHAVRSPEMGSLIAMAFDRYVAICKPLHYLTIMTLRKCILFLVASWIIGLIHSVTQLAFVVDLSFCGPNDLDSFFCDLPWFIKLACTYTSTLGFMVTGFISVASFFILIISYTFILVTIQKKSLGSRSKALSTLSAHVTVVVLFFGPLIFFYVWPFPTSHLDEFLAVFDAVLTPFLSLVIYAFRNKEMKVAMRRLCSQLVK; translated from the exons ATGGATGAAGGCAATCACTCTGTGGTGTTGGAGTTTGTGTTCCTGGGACTCTCCACCTCCCGGGAGATCcagctccttctcttcctcttttcctgtgTGTACTATATGGCCAGCCTGATGGGAAACCTCCTCATTGTGCTAACTGTGACCTCTGACCCTCGTTTACAATCCCCCATGTACTTACTACTGGCCAACCTTTCCATCATTGACTTGATGTTTTGCTCTTCCACAGCTCTCAAGATGATTTATGATCTTTTAAGAGAGTGCAAAACCATCTCTTTTGGGAGCTTTGTAgctcatatcttctttatccatgcagtTAGGAGCCCTGAGATG ggatccctcatcgcCATGGCCTTTGACAGATATGTTGCCATATGTAAGCCTTTGCACTACCTGACGATCATGACCCTGAGGAAGTGCATTTTATTTCTAGTCGCTTCCTGGATTATTGGCCTTATTCATTCAGTGACTCAACTGGCTTTTGTTGTGGACTTGTCCTTCTGTGGGCCTAATGATTTAGATAGCTTTTTCTGTGACCTTCCTTGGTTTATCAAACTTGCTTGCACATACACAAGCACGTTGGGATTCATGGTTACTGGCTTTATTTCTGTGGCCTCCTTTTTCATTCTAATCATCTCTTACACCTTTATTTTGGTGACTATTCAGAAAAAGTCTTTGGGAAGTAGGTCCAAGGCCCTCTCCACTTTGTCAGCTCATGTCACTGTGGTTGTTTTGTTCTTTGGGCCATTAATCTTCTTCTATGTGTGGCCCTTCCCCACATCACATCTGGATGAATTCCTTGCCGTCTTTGATGCAGTTCTCACTCCTTTTCTGAGTCTGGTCATCTACGCTTTTAGGAATAAGGAGATGAAGGTGGCAATGAGGAGACTGTGTTCTCAGTTGGTGAAATAG
- the LOC144303619 gene encoding LOW QUALITY PROTEIN: olfactory receptor 4F15-like (The sequence of the model RefSeq protein was modified relative to this genomic sequence to represent the inferred CDS: substituted 1 base at 1 genomic stop codon) codes for MDGMNQLIVSEFVFLGLTNSWEIQLLLFVFSFLFYLASMMGNLVIVLTVTLDAHLHSPMYFLLANLSVIDMLFCSITAPKMICDIFKKHKAISFCGCIMQIFFSHAFADTEMVLLIAMAFDRYVAICKPLHYLTIMSPKMCLYLLVTSWVIGLIHSLLFFFFGPSTHWFNXFCGVPFCGPNVLDSFYCDLLWLLRLACTDTQELEFMVTINIGLISVGSFILLVISYVLILFTVWKHSSGGSSKAVSTLSTHITVVVLFFGPLMFFYTWPSPTSHMDEYLAIFDAVITPFLNPVIYTFRNKEMRVAMRRLCGRLVCYRKIS; via the exons ATGGATGGAATGAACCAGTTGATAGTATCAGAGTTTGTGTTCCTGGGACTCACTAATTCATGGGAGATCCAgcttctcctttttgttttctcctttttgttctaCTTGGCAAGCATGATGGGAAACCTTGTCATTGTGCTCACTGTAACCTTGGATGCTCATCTGCATTCACCTATGTATTTCCTCCTGGCTAATCTCTCAGTCATTGATATGTTGTTTTGCTCAATCACAGCCCCTAAAATGatctgtgatatttttaaaaaacacaaagccATCTCTTTTTGTGGATGTATTATGCAGATCTTTTTTAGCCATGCTTTTGCGGACACTGAGATGGTGCTGCTCATTGCCATGGCCTTTGACAGATATGTGGCCATTTGTAAGCCTCTGCACTACTTGACCATCATGAGTCCAAAGATGTGTCTATACCTTTTAGTTACTTCTTGGGTCATTGGCCTCATCCactcattgttattttttttttttggtccttccACTCATTGGTTTAATTAGTTTTGTGGTGTGCCTTTTTGTGGCCCTAATGTATTGGATAGTTTTTATTGTGACCTTCTCTGGCTCCTCAGACTTGCCTGTACAGACACCCAAGAATTAGAGTTCATGGTCACTATCAATATTGGGCTCATTTCTGTGGGCTCCTTTATCCTCTTGGTCATTTCATATGTCTTAATTCTGTTTACTGTTTGGAAACATTCCTCTGGTGGCTCATCTAAGGCTGTGTCCACTCTGTCTACTCACATCACTGTGGTGGTTTTGTTCTTTGGGCCGCTGATGTTTTTCTACACATGGCCTTCTCCCACATCACACATGG atgaatatcTTGCTATTTTTGATGCAGTTATCACTCCTTTTCTGAATCCAGTCATCTACACGTTCAGGAACAAAGAGATGAGAGTGGCAATGAGGAGACTGTGTGGTCGTCTCGTGTGTTACAGGAAGATTTCGTGA